One genomic region from Gadus morhua chromosome 9, gadMor3.0, whole genome shotgun sequence encodes:
- the pgghg gene encoding protein-glucosylgalactosylhydroxylysine glucosidase isoform X2, protein MTSGSDPYIFTSNTLPRDSRFLPPLANGLLGWRVYHSIMHMGSVYNGEGGDCHRADVPCPLSVTMEMEDPVQQSYSLNTHTGVFTHTISTAIATATQSFYAHRYYSQLMVMEVSIERQAVTMEPVTVKLSSSFTPQSKDIDFQSSPDYRGGRRIQGQTTAAEVPGGPRPTVDLIWTVMPPSLILQPEQSHSRWGFLLALGNTNQSTEASFDEGLSLMASGDLRDSHQQAWKELWLDSTVELAGSETLSKAVIGCLFYLLSAFPPLHDVSGLFGGVSPGGLSNGGSGQDYWGHVFWDQDIWMYPAIALFYPRLARAVLEYRVRTVDGAKDNAQKQGYKGLKFPWESAVSGREVCPEDIYGQQEIHINGDVSLAFQHYLYLTRDLSLFTEGRGSEVIWGVADYWVSRVTWDQKDQSYHLLGVMPPDEYYYGINDSVYTNTVAKSSLQFAVELASLLQHPAPQEWQKVADHMKIPFDQKEKYHPEYDGYIKGDPVKQADAVMLGYPLGLAMSPEVRRNDLEAYEAVTDPDGPAMTWGIFAVGWLELGEAEKAQKLLEKSFDNIQGPFQVWSESSDGSGAVNFLTGMGGFLQAVLFGYTGFRIQPERLDFKPLLPNGLSELIIRGVSYLGNKMDWMLRKDEVCVILREQSTSVEESAACALKVVLQGTGRKIPLVPGKPVTFPREAGHICQMDSTISCWPL, encoded by the exons ATGACCAGCGGATCTGACCCCTACATCTTCACCTCCAACACACTGCCCCGTGACTCtcgcttcctccctcccttggCCAACGGCCTGCTGGGCTGGAGAGTTTACCATAGCATCATGCACATGGGCAGTGTCTAtaacggggaggggggagactgcCACCGGGCGGACGTCCCGTGTCCCCTCTCTGTCACCATGGAGATGGAAGACCCCGTGCAGCAAAGCTAcagcctgaacacacacacgg GTGTATTCACCCACACCATTAGCACAGCTATAGCGACTGCCACGCAGTCCTTCTATGCCCATCGCTACTACTCCCAGCTTATGGTCATGGAGGTCAGCATAGAGCGCCAGGCCGTGACGATGGAGCCTGTCACTGTGAAGCTGTCCAGTTCTTTCACACCGCAGAGCAAAGACATTGATTTCCAATCTTCTCCCGACTACAGAGGCGGAAG GCGCATCCAAGGCCAGACCACTGCCGCCGAGGTCCCCGGAGGCCCCAGGCCCACCGTGGACCTCATATGGACCGTCATGCCTCCAAGCCTGATCCTGCAGCCTGAGCAGAGCCACTCTCGCTGGGGCTTCCTTCTGGCGCTCGGCAACACCAACCAGAGCACCGAGGCCAGCTTCGATGAGGGCCTGAGTCTCATGGCCAGCGGGGACCTGCGTGACTCCCACCAGCAGGCCTGGAAGGAGCTGTGGCTGGACAGCACGGTGGAGCTGGCGGGCTCGGAGACCCTGAGCAAGGCCGTGATTGGCTGCCTTTTCTACCTGCTGAgtgccttcccccccctccacgacGTCTCAGGACTGTTTGGCGGGGTCAGTCCTGGAGGTCTGTCTAACGGGGGCAGTGGCCAGGACTACTGGGGTCATGTTTTCTGGGACCAG GACATTTGGATGTATCCTGCGATCGCTCTCTTCTATCCCCGCCTGGCCCGGGCAGTACTGGAGTACAGGGTGCGGACCGTCGATGGCGCAAAGGATAACGCACAAAAGCAAGGCTACAAG GGACTAAAGTTCCCCTGGGAGAGCGCCGTGTCTGGGAGAGAGGTGTGCCCCGAGGACATTTACGGCCAACAAGAGATCCACATCAATGGTGATGTCAGCCTCGCCTTCCAGCATTATCTCTACCTCACACGG GACCTCTCTCTGTTCACAGAGGGCAGGGGCAGTGAGGTGATCTGGGGCGTGGCTGATTACTGGGTTTCAAGGGTCACCTGGGATCAAAAGGACCAGAGCTACCATCTCTTGG GTGTTATGCCACCTGATGAGTATTATTACGGTATCAACGACTCCGTGTACACAAATACGGTGGCAAAATCAAG TCTGCAGTTTGCTGTAGAGTTGGCCAGTCTGCTGCAACACCCGGCGCCTCAAGAGTGGCAGAAAGTGGCCGACCACATGAAAATACCCTTCGATCAGAAGGAAAAGTACCACCCTGAATATGATGGATACATCAAGG GTGATCCAGTAAAGCAGGCAGATGCAGTGATGCTAGGCTATCCGTTGGGACTTGCCATGAGCCCTGAGGTCCGAAGGAACGACCTTGAGGCGTACGAGGCCGTGACGGACCCTGATGGCCCGGCCATGACATGG GGGATATTCGCAGTGGGCTGGCTGGAGCTTGGGGAAGCAGAGAAAGCCCAGAAGCTATTGGAGAAGAGCTTTGATAACATCCAAGGTCCATTccag GTATGGAGTGAATCCTCTGATGGCTCTGGGGCAGTGAACTTCCTGACCGGCATGGGAGGCTTCCTGCAGGCTGTGCTGTTTGGTTACACTGGATTCAG AATCCAACCAGAGCGCCTTGATTTCAAGCCTCTTCTTCCTAATGGCTTGTCTGAGCTCATTATTCGCGGTGTGAGTTACCTGGGCAACAAGATGGACTGGATGCTGAGGAAAGATGAGGTGTGCGTCATACTGAGGGAACAGTCGACAAGTGTGGAAGAGTCTGCAGCGTGTGCTTTGAAAGTTGTCCTGCAAGGAACAGGACGGAAAATACCCCTTGTACCAG GAAAGCCTGTGACCTTTCCCAGAGAGGCGGGGCATATTTGTCAAATGGATTCAACAATTTCCTGTTGGCCTCTTTGA
- the pgghg gene encoding protein-glucosylgalactosylhydroxylysine glucosidase isoform X1, whose translation MNLLQRCVFQLSALCLYNFTMTSGSDPYIFTSNTLPRDSRFLPPLANGLLGWRVYHSIMHMGSVYNGEGGDCHRADVPCPLSVTMEMEDPVQQSYSLNTHTGVFTHTISTAIATATQSFYAHRYYSQLMVMEVSIERQAVTMEPVTVKLSSSFTPQSKDIDFQSSPDYRGGRRIQGQTTAAEVPGGPRPTVDLIWTVMPPSLILQPEQSHSRWGFLLALGNTNQSTEASFDEGLSLMASGDLRDSHQQAWKELWLDSTVELAGSETLSKAVIGCLFYLLSAFPPLHDVSGLFGGVSPGGLSNGGSGQDYWGHVFWDQDIWMYPAIALFYPRLARAVLEYRVRTVDGAKDNAQKQGYKGLKFPWESAVSGREVCPEDIYGQQEIHINGDVSLAFQHYLYLTRDLSLFTEGRGSEVIWGVADYWVSRVTWDQKDQSYHLLGVMPPDEYYYGINDSVYTNTVAKSSLQFAVELASLLQHPAPQEWQKVADHMKIPFDQKEKYHPEYDGYIKGDPVKQADAVMLGYPLGLAMSPEVRRNDLEAYEAVTDPDGPAMTWGIFAVGWLELGEAEKAQKLLEKSFDNIQGPFQVWSESSDGSGAVNFLTGMGGFLQAVLFGYTGFRIQPERLDFKPLLPNGLSELIIRGVSYLGNKMDWMLRKDEVCVILREQSTSVEESAACALKVVLQGTGRKIPLVPGKPVTFPREAGHICQMDSTISCWPL comes from the exons atgaattTACTTCAACGTTGCGTTTTTCAACTTTCAGCGTTGTG TCTATATAACTTCACCATGACCAGCGGATCTGACCCCTACATCTTCACCTCCAACACACTGCCCCGTGACTCtcgcttcctccctcccttggCCAACGGCCTGCTGGGCTGGAGAGTTTACCATAGCATCATGCACATGGGCAGTGTCTAtaacggggaggggggagactgcCACCGGGCGGACGTCCCGTGTCCCCTCTCTGTCACCATGGAGATGGAAGACCCCGTGCAGCAAAGCTAcagcctgaacacacacacgg GTGTATTCACCCACACCATTAGCACAGCTATAGCGACTGCCACGCAGTCCTTCTATGCCCATCGCTACTACTCCCAGCTTATGGTCATGGAGGTCAGCATAGAGCGCCAGGCCGTGACGATGGAGCCTGTCACTGTGAAGCTGTCCAGTTCTTTCACACCGCAGAGCAAAGACATTGATTTCCAATCTTCTCCCGACTACAGAGGCGGAAG GCGCATCCAAGGCCAGACCACTGCCGCCGAGGTCCCCGGAGGCCCCAGGCCCACCGTGGACCTCATATGGACCGTCATGCCTCCAAGCCTGATCCTGCAGCCTGAGCAGAGCCACTCTCGCTGGGGCTTCCTTCTGGCGCTCGGCAACACCAACCAGAGCACCGAGGCCAGCTTCGATGAGGGCCTGAGTCTCATGGCCAGCGGGGACCTGCGTGACTCCCACCAGCAGGCCTGGAAGGAGCTGTGGCTGGACAGCACGGTGGAGCTGGCGGGCTCGGAGACCCTGAGCAAGGCCGTGATTGGCTGCCTTTTCTACCTGCTGAgtgccttcccccccctccacgacGTCTCAGGACTGTTTGGCGGGGTCAGTCCTGGAGGTCTGTCTAACGGGGGCAGTGGCCAGGACTACTGGGGTCATGTTTTCTGGGACCAG GACATTTGGATGTATCCTGCGATCGCTCTCTTCTATCCCCGCCTGGCCCGGGCAGTACTGGAGTACAGGGTGCGGACCGTCGATGGCGCAAAGGATAACGCACAAAAGCAAGGCTACAAG GGACTAAAGTTCCCCTGGGAGAGCGCCGTGTCTGGGAGAGAGGTGTGCCCCGAGGACATTTACGGCCAACAAGAGATCCACATCAATGGTGATGTCAGCCTCGCCTTCCAGCATTATCTCTACCTCACACGG GACCTCTCTCTGTTCACAGAGGGCAGGGGCAGTGAGGTGATCTGGGGCGTGGCTGATTACTGGGTTTCAAGGGTCACCTGGGATCAAAAGGACCAGAGCTACCATCTCTTGG GTGTTATGCCACCTGATGAGTATTATTACGGTATCAACGACTCCGTGTACACAAATACGGTGGCAAAATCAAG TCTGCAGTTTGCTGTAGAGTTGGCCAGTCTGCTGCAACACCCGGCGCCTCAAGAGTGGCAGAAAGTGGCCGACCACATGAAAATACCCTTCGATCAGAAGGAAAAGTACCACCCTGAATATGATGGATACATCAAGG GTGATCCAGTAAAGCAGGCAGATGCAGTGATGCTAGGCTATCCGTTGGGACTTGCCATGAGCCCTGAGGTCCGAAGGAACGACCTTGAGGCGTACGAGGCCGTGACGGACCCTGATGGCCCGGCCATGACATGG GGGATATTCGCAGTGGGCTGGCTGGAGCTTGGGGAAGCAGAGAAAGCCCAGAAGCTATTGGAGAAGAGCTTTGATAACATCCAAGGTCCATTccag GTATGGAGTGAATCCTCTGATGGCTCTGGGGCAGTGAACTTCCTGACCGGCATGGGAGGCTTCCTGCAGGCTGTGCTGTTTGGTTACACTGGATTCAG AATCCAACCAGAGCGCCTTGATTTCAAGCCTCTTCTTCCTAATGGCTTGTCTGAGCTCATTATTCGCGGTGTGAGTTACCTGGGCAACAAGATGGACTGGATGCTGAGGAAAGATGAGGTGTGCGTCATACTGAGGGAACAGTCGACAAGTGTGGAAGAGTCTGCAGCGTGTGCTTTGAAAGTTGTCCTGCAAGGAACAGGACGGAAAATACCCCTTGTACCAG GAAAGCCTGTGACCTTTCCCAGAGAGGCGGGGCATATTTGTCAAATGGATTCAACAATTTCCTGTTGGCCTCTTTGA